A stretch of DNA from Gottschalkia acidurici 9a:
CTGTTTTTGATACCCTCTCTAAAGAAAACTCTTCTATAAGCTCTTCCATACTAAAGAATTCCTTATTACTTTCTGGACTCCACCCTACAAGAGCTAAATAGTTAACTAAAGCTTCTGGTAAATATCCCTTCTCCTTAAAATCTTCTACAGAAACATCGCCATGTCTTTTACTTAGCTTTTTCTTCTCTTTATTTAAAACAGTTGGTAAATGAACAAATTCTGGCGCTTCCCAACCAAATACCTCATATAAATATGCATGTTTAGGCGCTGATGGTAACCATTCTTCTCCTCTTATAACATGTGTTATTTTCATTAAATAGTCGTCTACTATTACAGCTAAGTGATATGTTGGAAACCCGTCTGATTTTAAAAGAACTTGATCATCTATATCTTTAGTGTTTATACTTATTGTTCCTCTTATTATATCTTTAAACACTATATCTCTATTCTCAGGAAACTTTAGTCTTATAACGTATTCTTCACCATTTTCTATTCTTTTTCTGGCGTCTTCTATAGATATATCTCTGCAGTGTCCATCATATCCCAACATAAGACCTTTTTCTTTCTGTTCTTCTCTTATCTTTTCTAATCTTTCTTTATCACAGAAACAATAATATGCATGTCCGTTTTCAATCAGCTTGTCTACATACTCTTTATATATATGTAGTCTCTCTGATTGAATATAAGGACCATACTCTCCTTTTTGTACTATCTTACCATCTTCTATAAACACACCTTCATCATGTTTAACTCCGGCCCATTCCAATGATTCTATTAAGTTCTCTATAGCATCATCAACATATCTACTTCTATCTGTATCTTCTATTCTTAAAATATATTTTCCGCCTTTATTCTTAGCAAATAAATAGTCATATAACGCTGTTCTTAAGCCGCCAATATGTAAATATCCTGTAGGACTAGGGGCAAATCTTACTCTTACTTCTGACATTTCATATATCCTCCTCGAAATTTATTCTAATTTAATCATAATATATAAAATTGCACTAGAATATCTTCTAGTGCATTAAATATTTAATGATAATAAGCAAAGTCTAATTAATACTTATATATTATATAGTATAGTACCTGTTTAATTCAAGAAATAATGCTATTCAGTTGCTCCAAACAATTTTTGGAATATACCCTTTACAAACTCAAGTATTTTTCCTAGAACAGACTTAACCTCCTCTGAGTTCTTACCTAACTCACTTAACTTATCAGAGATATTTTTAAGTTGTGCTTTAATTTGACCCAAATCTAAATCTAGCTTAGATATATTCTCCATTAAGTCTGTTATTTTTTTTAGTTGTTCATCTGTTAATGTTATATTGATTTCTTTTGCTGATTCTGTAACTACTTTTTTTATTTCCTCAGGATCTTTTATCTTTTTTTCCACAACCTCTTCTTTTACCGTCTTTATAAGTTGTGTAGCCTCATCTTTTCCTATTTCTTGACCTAGTTCTCCTGTTTTAGCTATCTCTTCATTTGCAACTTGTTTCTCTAATTCACTAATATTTGTTCCTGTAGCATCTTCAAACCCTTTTAAAATTCCTGTTAATGCCGCAGTACCTGAAACACTAAATGGCGCTGCTACTTTTACCTTAGCATCTTTAACTCCAGCTGTTACTAGTGCATTTATAATCATATCTTTAGTAACCCATGTTACATTATAAACCTCAGCTTGAATACCTTCACCTGCACTTAATTTTTCTACATAAGATGAAGATATAGCTCTACTTCCCAATATTTTACTATCAACATAATTTCCTAGATATTTTCTTTCTTCTTCATTAGTTACCTCTATAACTTTAGAATTTTCATCTGCACCTAGTAGTTCCATCATCTGACTTCTTTGTTCACTATTTAAGTCTTTTCCAATGCTTACTACTGCATCTCCTTTTGCTAACACACTAGTACTCAGCATGGCAATAATTAATAGTACTGAAAAAATCTTTTTCATTTTATCCCTCCATATCTCATATTATATACTATTTAATTCTATATACAATAAAGTTATGTCTATATTATTGCTAAAACTACTTAATATTGTTTTTATATACCCTATTATTTGGTTAAAAAACTCTAAGTAGTATAAATATTAAAACTAATATTGATATATGAACTATCCACCACCATCCCGATAAAAATCTAATTTTACTTATCTCTTTCTTTTTATTTTTCAATATATGAACCTCCTTAATTACAAATAGCTCCACCTACATCTATTATTAGCATTGTTCACAGATATAATTATTTATATACAAAAATACCGCTATACTATTCAATTAAATAACATTGCGGTATTTTTATATTATAAATTTATTATGTTTTTAATTATATTCTTAACCCCTGATTAGTAAATTCCTCTTTTATCTTATTCATTACTTCACTAACATTAACTTCTTCTTTGTTTCCGTCTTTTCTTAATGAAAACTCTAGTATATTTTCACTAGCTTTTTTACCTACTGTAACCCTTATAGGTGTACCGATAAGATCAGCGTCTTTAAACTTAACACCCGCTCTTTCATTTCTATCATCTAGTAATACTTCTATTCCCAGATTAGATAATTCTTCATATAACTTTTCTCCTAGTGCAACTTGCTCAGCATCTTTGATATTTACTATAGTTACTAAAACTTGATATGGAGCAACTGATAATGGCCATATAATTCCATTTTCATCATAGTTTTGCTCTATTATAGCTGCCATAGTTCTAGAAACTCCAACCCCATGAGAACCCATCCATATTTGAGCTGCCTTTCCGTTTTCGTCTAAATAAGTAGCATTTAATGCATCCGTGTATTTAGTACCTAACTGGAATATATTCCCTATTTCTATTCCTCTATCCATATTTAATGGACTTCTGCAGTTTGGACATTTATCTCCTTCTTTAACTAATAATAAATCATCCACTATTTCTCCTGCAAAGTCTTTTCCGTAATTTACATTTTTTAAATGATAGTCTGTTTCATTTGCTCCTACTATAAAGTTTTTCATATTAGCGACTCTTGAATCTACTAATATTCTTACATCACCTTTTAGATTTATTGGTCCTGCAAATCCTACTTCCGCGCCAGTTACTTTTTTAACTGTTTCTTCATCTGCCATAAATAAGTCATGCTCTAATACTCCTAAAGTATTTATTAATTTTATTTCGTTTAATTCTCTATCTCCAGGTACTAGAACCGCTACTACTTTATCATTTGCTGAATATAAAAGTGTTTTTACGAACTTATCCCCTGTTGTATTAAATAATTCTTTTAATTCATCTATAGTTCTAGCATTTGGAGTATGAATTTTTTCTACATTTAATTCATTTTCATCTTGAGAGTTTACTTCATAGATAAATTTAGCTTTTTCATCTGTGGCAGCATAGTCACAATCATTACAATAAGCCATAGCACTTTCTCCAAACTCCGATGTAGCCATAAATTCATGTGAGTCACTTCCTCCCATTGCTCCAGAGTCACCCTCTACTACTTTATAATTTATTCCACATCTATCAAATATTTTCTCATACGCTTTCCACATGTCAAAATATGACTTTCTCATTCCTTCTGGATCTAAGTCAAAAGTATAAGCATCTTTCATTATAAACTCTCTACATCTCATTAATCCAAATCTTGGTCTTTTTTCATCTCTGTACTTAGTTTGAATTTGATATAAACTAAGAGGTAACTGTTTGTAAGACTTTATATCAAATCTTATCATATCTGTAAATATCTCTTCATGTGTTGGCCCTAAGCAAAATTCTCTATTGTGTCTATCTCTAAGTCTAAACATCTCTGGTCCAAATGCATCCCATCTTCCAGATTCTTGCCACAACTCTGCTGGTTGTATAGCTGACATGTGTACTTCTTGTGAATCTATAGCGTCCATTTCTTCTCTAACTATATTTTCTATTTTCTTTATTACCTTATATCCCAATGGTAGATAAGTATATACTCCTGAAACTAGTCTTTTTATCATGCCCGATCTTAACAGTAACTTGTGACTTGGTAGTTCTGCCTCTGCTGGAACTTCTCTTAATGTTTGTAAATATAGTTTTGACATTCTCATAATTATAGCTCTCCTTTTATTTTAAAATTGAACATAAAAAAACCTTCATCCTAAAAAGGGACGAAGGCTTGTATTTCCGTGGTACCACCCTAATAAACTACTATATTATATATGCAGTTTACTCATTTTATATAACGGTTATTCCGTCTAGATATACTTTTATTTCAATCTAGATGCTCTAGGACTGGTTCAGTGCTTTAGAGGATCAGAAATCTCTCAGCCTATGATTTCCTCTCTTATAGATCATAAATTACTTACTATTTCCCTTCAGTGCATTTTAGTCTTAAATTTTAACTTCATATTACTAGAAAAAGTACTGTTTGTCAAATTTATTTTATTTTTTACTCATAGTATGATAAGCTATCAACTATTTTTATACACTCTTCTATACTAATATTATTAACGTGTAATATCATATTATATCTTAATCCTTTTTCATCAAACGTTATTATTTTTATAGTATCATCTATATATGAACCTTTACCGCCTCTTATGACGATTTCCTTTGAACCTGGAAGCCCTACTTCATAAGATGTTTCCTTTGGTTTTAATACACTTAGAGAAAATACTGGTTTTCCATCTTTAATATATTCTTGACTTATTTCATCTGGAAATTCTTTATTGTCAAGTGTTACTATATTTGTATCTTTCAAAACATAATTTTTTGAATCTTTAAGATATAAAAACGACTTATTAAATATATCCTTTACTTCATCTAAACTAGCACTTTTAATTTTAGATTGTTCATCTATATTTACTATTTCAGCATCTTCTGGAACTTCAAAGTTAAATACACTTTCATCTATTTTAGATTTATAATCTATTTTCTTATATTCAATTTCTATTTTCATATCTCCAGTTTTAGATATTGACTTTACAGTAAACCACTTGTCCTTTTCTATCCAAAAATCCTGTTCACCAACGATACTATCTTGCTTCTTAGGAACTGCTTTTAAGTGATATGTGTCTATTCCATTAATTTTTTCCTCTCCTGAGTTTTCTATTTCATGAGTTTTATCTATAAATTCAAAAGCTTTTTTCATCTGATCTTTAGGACTTAACTCTATTAGACTACTTGCTTCATCCCCCAAATTAGCCTTTATAACTTTATTCTCTTTAGCAATATAACTAGTCAAGTTTCGTCCATCATTTACTGCAACTACACTATCTTTTTCATCTTTACCCTTAGTCTCTACCCTTTTCATCGTTTTTCCATTTATCTTCATTACCCACTCTTTCATGTATGTCTTTTCTATAATTTCTTCTTTATCATACATTATTATTTCACTTTCAGCATAATAGTTACTAAAGTTATTATCTGCCTCTACCGCATTTGCAACTATCTCCTCTGGAAGTAAACTTACTACATCTGTATCGCAACCTGTTAAAAACATACTCGAAACTA
This window harbors:
- the gltX gene encoding glutamate--tRNA ligase, producing MSEVRVRFAPSPTGYLHIGGLRTALYDYLFAKNKGGKYILRIEDTDRSRYVDDAIENLIESLEWAGVKHDEGVFIEDGKIVQKGEYGPYIQSERLHIYKEYVDKLIENGHAYYCFCDKERLEKIREEQKEKGLMLGYDGHCRDISIEDARKRIENGEEYVIRLKFPENRDIVFKDIIRGTISINTKDIDDQVLLKSDGFPTYHLAVIVDDYLMKITHVIRGEEWLPSAPKHAYLYEVFGWEAPEFVHLPTVLNKEKKKLSKRHGDVSVEDFKEKGYLPEALVNYLALVGWSPESNKEFFSMEELIEEFSLERVSKTGGVFDKDKLDWVNEHYLREADIDLVTKIAIPHLIKAGYITEDDIENKYDWVKTLVSVVKERLSYISEIPEKVKYIFNNEIIPEDEETLELLKGEGVPTLLEAFKEELTEIDEVDLEFSQGIMKKIQKKTGIKGKNLFMPVRVALTGQQHGPDIDKIILVLGKQNILKRISYIESNY
- a CDS encoding DUF1002 domain-containing protein, with translation MKKIFSVLLIIAMLSTSVLAKGDAVVSIGKDLNSEQRSQMMELLGADENSKVIEVTNEEERKYLGNYVDSKILGSRAISSSYVEKLSAGEGIQAEVYNVTWVTKDMIINALVTAGVKDAKVKVAAPFSVSGTAALTGILKGFEDATGTNISELEKQVANEEIAKTGELGQEIGKDEATQLIKTVKEEVVEKKIKDPEEIKKVVTESAKEINITLTDEQLKKITDLMENISKLDLDLGQIKAQLKNISDKLSELGKNSEEVKSVLGKILEFVKGIFQKLFGATE
- a CDS encoding proline--tRNA ligase, which produces MRMSKLYLQTLREVPAEAELPSHKLLLRSGMIKRLVSGVYTYLPLGYKVIKKIENIVREEMDAIDSQEVHMSAIQPAELWQESGRWDAFGPEMFRLRDRHNREFCLGPTHEEIFTDMIRFDIKSYKQLPLSLYQIQTKYRDEKRPRFGLMRCREFIMKDAYTFDLDPEGMRKSYFDMWKAYEKIFDRCGINYKVVEGDSGAMGGSDSHEFMATSEFGESAMAYCNDCDYAATDEKAKFIYEVNSQDENELNVEKIHTPNARTIDELKELFNTTGDKFVKTLLYSANDKVVAVLVPGDRELNEIKLINTLGVLEHDLFMADEETVKKVTGAEVGFAGPINLKGDVRILVDSRVANMKNFIVGANETDYHLKNVNYGKDFAGEIVDDLLLVKEGDKCPNCRSPLNMDRGIEIGNIFQLGTKYTDALNATYLDENGKAAQIWMGSHGVGVSRTMAAIIEQNYDENGIIWPLSVAPYQVLVTIVNIKDAEQVALGEKLYEELSNLGIEVLLDDRNERAGVKFKDADLIGTPIRVTVGKKASENILEFSLRKDGNKEEVNVSEVMNKIKEEFTNQGLRI
- a CDS encoding LolA family protein gives rise to the protein MIKRKIRIYLGAILVSSMFLTGCDTDVVSLLPEEIVANAVEADNNFSNYYAESEIIMYDKEEIIEKTYMKEWVMKINGKTMKRVETKGKDEKDSVVAVNDGRNLTSYIAKENKVIKANLGDEASSLIELSPKDQMKKAFEFIDKTHEIENSGEEKINGIDTYHLKAVPKKQDSIVGEQDFWIEKDKWFTVKSISKTGDMKIEIEYKKIDYKSKIDESVFNFEVPEDAEIVNIDEQSKIKSASLDEVKDIFNKSFLYLKDSKNYVLKDTNIVTLDNKEFPDEISQEYIKDGKPVFSLSVLKPKETSYEVGLPGSKEIVIRGGKGSYIDDTIKIITFDEKGLRYNMILHVNNISIEECIKIVDSLSYYE